The sequence below is a genomic window from Lolium perenne isolate Kyuss_39 chromosome 7, Kyuss_2.0, whole genome shotgun sequence.
ATAAAACTCAGTAATGTACACCTTCAAATTATCTTTCCCAACAATAGTTCCTTCCTGTTGTTCTAATTGAAAAATTTTCTTTCTTCTATGTTTCCCATTTGCAATCAAATGAAAATATCTCGTATTGCTCCCCCCTTCTTGGATGTGCTTAACTTTAGCTCTTTGTGCCCATTTAGACTCTTCCTCTCTTCGTAATTTATTCAACTTATCATTTGCATCTTTTAGCAATTCTCTCTCTACCATCGATAAACAGTTCTTTTCAGCCTTCAAATCTAACCCATCGATAATACCAATTAGCCTATCCCTTTCTTTTTTATATTGGCCGCTTTGGTTCTTTGCCCAACCTTTAAGAAATTTTCTTATATGTCTTAATTTATTCAACCACACATCCATTGGATTCGTCCCCACTAAAACAGACTTCCACTCCTTTTCAATCATGTTAAAGAATCCATCTTGTCGCAACCAATGCAACTCGAAAGAGAACTTTGACTTATTACCCAAATGTGCTTTCACCCCTGAGTCAATAAGAATCGGAGTATGGTCTGACTCCGCTTTTGTCAACGCACGCACAGTGACAAGAGGGAATTTTTGTTCCCAAGAAATTGAAGCGAGCACCCTATCCAATTTCTCATAAGTTGGAACTTCCCGACGACTTGCCCACGTAAACTGTCTTCCCGAAAGAGCAATTTCACGCAAGTTTAAATGTTCAATAATGGCATTAAACACAAACGGCCAACGAGCTTTAAAATTATCATTATTTTTTTCCTCACGTTTCCGAATAATGTTGAAATCACCACCTACCAACATAGGTAATGTTTCAGTCTCACAAATTCTGACAAATTCCGCTAAAAATTCAGCCTTGTGTGCCtcttgggcagccccatagacAGGTACAAGAATCCATTCGAAGCCATCCCTCTTACACTTAATGTGCAACTTAACACAAAAATCTCCAGTACTCACCTTGAGCACCTCGAGTGTGTCAGAGTTAATACCTACCAAAATACCTCCTGATCGACCATGTGGTGGTAAACAAAACCAGGAATAGCTATATCCCGCCGCCAATTGATTTAAAAAAGGAATAGAGAAATTAGACCTTCCAGTCTCCAATAAGGCTACAAAGTCTAATTTATGTTCTCTAATTGCCTCTTTTACAAACAAATGCTTAGCAGTGTCCCCAAACCCCCCAGGATTCCAATTCATACCCTTTATATTCTGCATCATGAAAATTGTCTTTTAATTCTTCTCCTCGTACTTTTACGAATATTATTGGTATCATAAGTTTTCCTAACCCTAGTCTTCTTTTCCTTAACTACTGGATTTACATGTTCCAAATGATCATCTAAATCCAAAAGGGTACAATCATCCTCTACAAGATCATCACATAGGGTAGAAACTTTAGACATCACAAGTGTCGAAGGGTCCTCCTCCTTATTAACATACTCATCTATATTTTTCTGCAGAAAAGTTAAAGTACGATCCTCTTCTAGCAATTTAATTCCTCTAATAGATTTCACTACCTCTCCTTCAGATTTGCCCAAAGAAATACCCAACCGTTCCGCCTTATGCCTAATTTCATCATCAGATATATTGACGATAGAAAATTTAGGAGGCAAAGACTTACCTACACATGGAGGAGTATCCCTCAGCTGAGCATTCCTCATATCCTTCTCCATTTGAAGCATATCACCACCAGGCTGGCCACCCAGTCTAGTGCTAGATCTCACACCTACCATAGGTTGAGGGATTCCACCAAAAGCAATAACCTCCTCCATAGTAGGACGAACTGTCATATTATTTACATCATTATCAATTAAGGATAAACTCACACCGTCCTTCACCATCATTGTAGATGAACCAGGAATATCTAGATGCTTACCAGAAGATGCTGGAGATGAGGCAACCCCCATCTGTTCCTTCATGCCCATGCTTGGAAGAACCCCCTTAGCCTTTGACAAAACTTCCTCTGTAGTACCTCTCTTGGCCTGACCCAAAGAACCACTTAAGCTCACTCCTGTATTAACACATTTAAGCTCAGTATGAACAGCTGCATTAGACTCGGAATCATAAGGCTGTGACAAAACGAAGTTGAAATCATCTACAAAATATGTGTTACTCTCATCAGAAGACTCACCGAAGACCCCATCAGTGAGCGGCACAGCCGATCCAGTAGGACTGCTGCCAATGATTGGCCTCTGATCAGCATGGACTGGCGTGCGCTGCCCATACTGACTGGACATCCCGGTCTGGATATTCTGTGGCGTAAACAGAGGCGCCGCAGCCAGCGAAACCCCTCTCCTCGACGTAGAAAATCCCGACCCACCATCCATACCCACACATGCAGCTACCAGCTTTGGACAGCCAGGCACAGCAGGCCTGCCATTGGCGAGAGGCGACGCGCCAGGGGGTCCGGCGTCAGCGCCAAGCTGCGTCTGCTGTCGGCAAGCACAAGGCTTCCCATTGGCTGCATGCCCTGCAGGCTTGGCGCTGTCACCCATGCCGACCTGCGGCTGCTCTCGTGCAGCAGATGGCGACCCAACAGCTGCCTGCCATGCAGGCGTGGCGCCTGCGTCAGCACACCCCTGCGTCTGCTGTCGGCCAGCAGCAGGTGCTCCATTGGCTGCATGCCCGGCAGGTGAGACAACTGGCAGTTCCTGCCCAATAGCAGGGAACTGACCAGTTTCATCAATCCCAACGCCCAACAACCCAGGAGAATCTCCCCTTTGTCTCAAATCTACATAAGATACCGTGTTGAAACTGTTATTTTGTGCATGAACTTTAATATTAGATTTAGGAATGAATACAAGGTCAAATTGATTCAATTTTTTTGCAGCATACGTATTACCTGGAGAAGCACATTTAGCATCCAAAGTCCCAAACTGAATAGCCTCTAAAAATTCACCTTGTTCTTGCATATCCTCCCCTCCATTGTGAGAATTTGACCCATCTAGATTATTACCTTTAGGTACCGCCTCTGTACCTCTATTTTTATTATCCATGTCCATATCCTTAGCATCTTCATTCTTCTCTTCACCCTGATTATCCCCATTATTTCCATCAGAGCCATTATTTGCATCCGCCATATTAACTTCCTGCGACTGATCCTCAATTTCCACTTCAAAGCGAAGCTTATAAAATCCTCTCCTAATGAACATATCACTATCAGCAGGGATCAGTCTATGATCCAGACATCCAATCTTGGTTCTAAGCACTTTATTCTTTCTAGTATAAGCCATATCCACATCCAGAGTTTTACCAAATAAAGTTCCCACTCCCCAAAGGGTTAGATAGTCCGATCTAACGTCCGAAGGCAGTCCCGAAACACGAACCCACACCTCTGGAAGCATGTGTAAGGGCTCCTCCACAGATGACCATGAATCAAAAGCCAAACAAGCCTCCTTGTCTGTGCAAATGTAGGTGCTAAAATTCTTCAGTCGCTGGACCTCTAACTTACTAGGAAGCTTAACTCTGTAAATATTGTCCTTGAGATGAAAAACCTCCCAGTTAAACTTTTCAGAAGGAACAATTTTCTTGAGTTGTTCTATAATCTCTGGAATAGTCAAGGTCACACCTTCAACAGTTACCTTTGCCAGTTTGGGATTTTCTGCCTTAGCCTTGAACACACCACATGCAAGCTCAAAAAACATAAGCCCCTCGTTAGCATACCCATGAAGAATCGCAGTTGGTTTTGGAGCATTTAGCAGGTGGCAAGCAGATGTGAGATGATGAATAGACTCACATAAATCACAGAATGGTGTAGGGCAATCATCAATATAATGCCCCGGCTTTTTGCACCTAAAACATCctgttttttcttcctttttcttcttagtAGCCCCCTGGCCCTCGTTCTCTTTGTCATTAGCAATCATCGCCGGACCATCTGGTATCACCTGAGACGTCCCCAAAGGTTGTGGCACCGAGGAATTAGGCACTGCAACCGAAGCCTCAACAGGCTCAGCCACAGTGGAAACCGGTTCCGAAACCTGCACAGCCACTGAAGGTTGCACAGCCGGAGCTTCCCTTGTCTTCGTAGCTGCCGTCACAGCCGCCACCACCGCCTGGACAGTTTGTTGCAAGAGCTCGGCGTCAATGCCTCCTCTAGGAGCACCCTCCGTGTCCTGTCCCCGACTTCGATTGCCCAAAGTGCCACCCCGCCCAGTGCTCCACCTATGCTGATTCCCTCCAAAACGAGAGTTGTCCCAATTGCCATTAGAAGCAGAGCCAGCCGATCCGCTTGATTCCCCTTGTACAAACTGGGGATTTCCGCCAAAGCCTCCAAAGCCATTACCCTGGTGACCATGGCCTCCTCCATAGCCAGCATTGCCCCGTCCGGTTCCATGACCGAACCTACCTCTCTGCACATATTCAGCGCGATTACCACCATAGCCACCGCGACCGGCACCATACCCACCACGACCATTGCCATAATCACCGCGCCCTCCGCCGGAGCCGTAGTCACCGCGACCACCACCAAAGTCACCGCGGCCACCACCATAGTCCCCACGGCCGCCATGGTTCCCGCGACCGCCGCCATACCCTCCCGGCCAGAGTTAAAACCACCTCGCCCAGGATTGAATCCCCGACCACCATCTCCACTCATGGTGACCTCAACAGAGCGATGTCGGATAACTGGAGCCGCCGCCTCGCACTTCTTCCAGGTTAACCCTAGAAATCTTCGAAACGCAAAACCAGCAGTCTCGCTACCGACCCTGGCAACTCTGGAAACACGATCACCTTCCGAAAGATCGATAGATGGTCGTACCTGCCCTTTTGGGCCAGAACAAAACCCTGGTCGCTGTGCACAAGCCCGCAACCGGGCTTGGCCCACCGACATCGATTTTGAATTCACCGAAATACTCGGATCACTGACCTGCTTGGCGGACGCCAGCGACCAACGCCGCCGACGAACCAATGTCCAACCTTCCACGGTTTTGTCGACAAACACTGACGGCTCAAGCACCGGCAGGTTCATGTGACAAACTGGTTTTGAGTTCCTGCCCAACAGCGAAGAAGATAAGGAGCCCGTACCTTCGCCTGACGAAAAGACAAGCGCCGCCCGAGCCGCTAAACGCTGACTGTCCCGCCTCCATCTATACTTATGCAAGGCACAGATACTCCTCTTGTTGAGAGCAACTGCACTTCAGAGATTGAAAAGAAATTCAATAAACCCGTTTTCACGGAAGTCGTCATCCTCCTTGAAGCGTGGGCTTTGCATTTTTTTCAAACATACTCCATCTACTCCCTCAGTCCCACCAAAAGTCCCACCAAAACAAAAGTATCTTAACTTTGTTAAGATTTAGATATCCATAAAAAGTGTGTCAaaataaatttagatgtatccacAAAAGTGTTTTGATTTTGTCAAAATTTAGCTACCAAAAGTCCCACCAATACAAAAGTATCTTAACTTTTGTTAAAATTTAAATATCCATAAAAGGTGTTTTAGTTTTGTCAaaataaatttagatgtatccacAAAAGTGTCTAGATATATTTAAATTTTGATGAGTTGAGATACTTTTAGTGGAAGTGAGGGAGTACAACAATATTCAAGACTCAAAAAGGTAACTAGGACATCGCTGCGTGGAGAtgtcagggcatctccagcggcgcgacgcaaacggacgctgagcaacCGTTTGTGTCCATTTTGACCGAAAATctgtctggcaccacctccagcgacgCGACGCATAGTGATCGGGCCGTTCAcaaagacgcaaacctggcgcatatttgcggcaggtttgcgtctctgcggatgttgcgcggacgcgcaaagtgtgcgCTCGCGTCTCCACcgagcccgcctggcagcgagtctgcatcgAGGACATCGTttcggcggtcagcgcttccaCGTCTGCgtcgcagccttcgccatcaatggtgTGGTTGCCtgttctgcgcgcgcactggcgggtggcggctgggcttctgcgccgccttcaatggcatcgtatcccgcgcgtGACCGTCCTTAAAAGTCCGCTGGTCGTGTTCCTCCttcgcccacacctccactcgcaccaccaccgtcgcagcgccatggggaagaagaacgacttcgaggcgtccggcagcggcagcaagaaggGGACGCAGAGGGTGCCGCTCCCCATCACGCTGGGGATGCTGATGCACGGCAAATGGATGCCGTGCGACGCTTGGTCGGGCGTGCAACAacctggcggctggcggctcaactgccgccgggtgcccatccctccagtCCCTGCGCGCAAGCCTGATCGGACCGCGGAGATCCAGCGAAGGAGGCTgtacctgccgccggacctccgcgccgatccgacgtacgccatcgactccgacagTTGGCGTACCTATCTGGCGATCGAGACGGATAGGAGGAGGAGGGCGGGATTCATGGGCGATAGGGATTTTCCCTTCGCGAGTCCAGCGGCGACTCATCCACGAAGACAGGAGGTGCCGACGCGTCGTCAGCAGCCGCCGATGCGCGCGCAGTacaacgacgatgaggaagaccaCGACGACCACAACGACGACGAGGatgactacatcgaggcgctggCGTACCATAACGAagaggtgaaggacgacagcgatgACTACGTCGCGGCCGTCTTCCACGAATGATAGCAGGCCATGGTGGAGGGCCGCAATTTCgagttcccggagaacatgacgaacgacgagatggcgaagctcggcGTTCTCATCTCCGAGAACGATCCGCCTGTGCAGCCGCCACTGCCCCGCTACACCACCGACGGCATGCCGTCGGGCCtatcggaggatgaagcccttcgacagGCGCTACAGGACTCGGCGACGCCTCCACCGCCGTCGTATAACCCTTGGGCTCCACAGCCGCCTCCACCGCCGCATCCCTGGGCGTCTCCACCGCCGCATccatgggcgcctccaccgccgccgcatccctgggcgccttccgccgccacagccacaaccctgggcgcctccacctccagcaccgaCGGCGCGCCTGATGTACGCTCTCCCGGATGGCAATTAGCCGTGGGCGATACCGTAGGCGTTAGGGTTTTTTTCATGTTTAaattatgtaaattatgttttcatgttTAAAAAAATGATTTGGCCAAaaaatatgttagggtttttttcatgtttaaactatgtaaattatgttttcatgttTAAAAAACTGATTTGGCCAAAAAATGCGTCTCGGAGCCACCCGACGCAACGGACGCGCGATCGATTTTGACCATTTccgccgacgcaaacggacacgcgcGGATGCTAAAATgtgtcgtgccgctggagatgccctcatggCATAACACATGTCGGCATATGGTCGAACATCGGCCCTATGGATTCAACTCGCAGCAGCAAGTTCCACAAGATTCTAGAAGGCTAGAAGGCGTCGGTTTATTATAGAGAGCATGCGCAGTGACAGTGTGTTTTCTCGATGTGCTTACAACAGGAAGCGGTCCAGTTTCTTCTACAGAGTAAGTACTAGTAATAAGTAATAACTAGTTTTGCCACATTTCAGATACAGTACATGATACACCTGCTACTGCTAGTTAAGGAAAGGATTCTGCACAACAGTAGGTTACACTCCTGGATCGATCTGCTGCGAGGTCTCCTTCTCCTCAGTACATATGAACATTGTCAGCCGCCTCAGCCTGTGCAATATTTTTTCCAAGAGGGGAACGTAAGAAACAGGAAACAGAAGCCTCTCCGGCATAGAGCACTTACATATCACGATAAGTGCAGAAAAAACGCGATTGATATGGTTGGTGGTTACCTTGAGTATGTGCACCTTGTGATCTGAGTCTCCCTTGCGCGCCCTGCCGCGGTACTTGCGGAGCTGCTCCCTGACGAACTTCTCGTAGATGAAGGAGGCGCCCTTGAACTGCGGGAGCGCCAGCCACGCCACGAACAGCAGCTTCAACGGATACCACACCGGGATCCTGGACGCGGCAAAAAAACAATGAGATCGACCGGGAAATCAGGTACAAACCAGCTCTACGATTTAAAGGAGTAATTCAGTTGGGACGGAAGATTCATTACCAGTAGAGGACCGGCTCGGCGACCAGCTCGAGGAGGGTGATGAAGGAGTAGAGGATCCAGTAGGCCAGCCACTGCTCGTCGTCGACCTTGGACGGGCTCTCCATCGCGCAGATCGACGCGTACCTGCGCAGCAGACCCGTCACTCCGTCAGCGTCGGAAGCGGGAACGAAAACGATCGATAGTAGCAGGTGCTGGTAGGTTCAGTAACTAGTTCTTGGGTGTACTTACAGAGGGTAGAGCAGCATAACGCTTGGCCTGCGCAAGGAGacgaagcagcagcagcaagaacAGAAACAATATCAGACATCACCGGACTCTGCCGTCGGAAAGAAGCAGATCTGCAAGGAGATACATACCCGGCGACGGAGTGGAGGTGGGTCAGGAGCGCCCATGATTTGCCCATCTTCTCCTTCCCGATAAACCGTGCTCAAATCGATTCTACAAAAGATTGATGTTGCTAAAGGTGGGAAACACGAGACCTCGGAGGGAAGCAAAGCTCTAATGGATCGACGACTGATGGGACACAGGAAGATTCAGTAGGAGACGAGCGGAGGCAGCGGGAGATTGGCTTTGTAGACGAGAGTGGGGGGTGGGCATCGGGTGCTTGGCGTGTACGTGGCGCCCTGGAGTGGCCGACCTGACAAGGCTCCGAGATGTCATTGCGCACATTCGCGTTGGAGCTTTACGTGGTCGCTCCTGGCTTTGCATGCCAGAGTTCTTGACTTCCTGTTCCGGACGCGAGGCAGTGCTCCGCCTCCGCGTGGCTTCACGCCGACACGTGCAAGGAGTAGCGACGGCCTCGTGCCTGCACGCGGCGGCGTGCCGCCTGTCACCCGTTCTGTGTGTCAGTGTTTGTAGAAATCTCTGACTTATTACTATCCATCGCCGTTTAGACTGTCTAGCTGGGCCTAAACCAAGTAAACCCCATACCACATGCCGCACACCCCGTTGtctttagtgggccggcccaacatcgcATTGAGATTTTTTTCGTCCAGTTTTTCATCGGTTTTCCGTCCCTTTTTTTGGTTTTCTGTTGCTATTTGTTGgtttttttgaaaaaaatcatCTACAAAATTGCTTATTTCCGAAAAAAAATAATTTTGAAAAATGCTCAACTTTTTAAAAATTGTCCAATTTTAAAATATCTTTTTTTAACAAAATAGATTTAAATTTTGTTTAGATTAAAAAAATGTCTCATGGTTTTCTGTcggttttcaatttttttttaaaatagtGTTCATTTTGGAAAATTGTTCAACTTTTAAAAGAATAAATTTAACAAATTGTTCATATTTTAAAAATATTCACATTTTCTAAAAATttctattttcagattttttgaaaaaaatatttTGACAAACACCAAAGTCTTTGAAAAGAAATAActgaaaattaaaaataataaaaatgaaaatggaaatgaGAAAATACCTGATTTTGTTAGGCCACGACCCAATTAACATCTACCGCGTGCGTTGGGCTGTCCGACACGTCGCTCGGGCCTACTAGGTCGGTCAATAGGAGCTTTCCTCAAAAGCGGCATGTGGAAGTGTCGAGTAATTGAGGGCGTGTGCAAAATTTCATGTAATTTTTGAATCTAAATCTAGCAGGTGATTTGCTTTCGCTCGCTTTCCTTTAATCTTCTTGATCTACTCTCTTTTATGTCATCATCAATTTTATTGTGCCACGCCGAAAGCTTTAGGATCAGCCCTGTTTCACATATACGCAGCGTAACTGCCGTGGCCACCGGTGTCGTAAGCGGCATGGTGGTCTTTCCACGCGTCGTCATGGTAGACCTTGTGCCCGACTATGTAGACGACAATGTGGGAATGGCTTTGATAAGCTAACGATAGTGCTTAGGTGAGATGTAAGATAACCATATGAACAAGAGGTGATAATAAAACTGGGCTCATATGCAAGCTCATATGCAACCAAACAACGTAGACCTTACTATAAACGAGAATAGATTTGAGGGAAGACACCTCTCAATGGGGTGATCGGCTCAATATATATAGGAGGATTACAAAGCCTTGGAGACCAAGAAAACTACCAATACACGTATCAAACTACAGCTATACATGTATAATACTAGTCAGTAGAACTATATATGTATAATACGAGTCAGTAGAACTATACAAGTTTATACTTTAACATCCCCCGCAGTCTATGCGTCGGACGAGCGCAAAGACTGTACCGAAAGTCCAGAAATAACTAGGACGGTAGCCCCTTCGTCATGATATCGGCAAACTACTGCGAAGATGGCACATGAAGAACCCGGATCTGACCAAGTGACACCTTCTcccgaacaaagtggatgtcGATCTCGATATGCTTCGTACGacgatgttgaaccgggttgcaaGCCATGTAGACAGCGCTGACGTTGTCACAGAAGACGACTATCGTGGTAGGGAGGGGACGCTGAAGCTCGAGAAGAAGCTGACGAAGCCAACAGCACTCAGCGACGGCGTGAGCCACAGCACGGTACTCGGCCTCAGCACTGGAGCGAGACACAGTAGCCTGGCGCTTAGAGGACCAGAACACCAGATTGTCACCAAGATAGACACAATAGCCAGAGGTGGATCGGCGAGTGTCGGGACAAcctgcccaatccgcatcggagtATGCGGTGAGGGATGAGGCCGGCGTGGAGTGAAGCTGAAGTCCGAGGTCCAGAGTACCACGGATGTAGCGCAGGATCCGCTTGACGAGGTTGAGATGCGGTTCCTGAGGGGCATGCATGTAGAGACAGGCCTGCTGAACAGCATGGGCAATGTCAAGACGTGTCAGTGTTAAGTACTGAAGAGCTCCAGCAAAGCTCCGGTACTCGGTGGTCGGCGACGAGAGGTCCATCATCGGCAGATAGTTTGCAACGGGTGTCAATGGGCGTGACACAGGGGTTGCAATCCATCATTC
It includes:
- the LOC127318574 gene encoding protein HVA22, which encodes MGKSWALLTHLHSVAGPSVMLLYPLYASICAMESPSKVDDEQWLAYWILYSFITLLELVAEPVLYWIPVWYPLKLLFVAWLALPQFKGASFIYEKFVREQLRKYRGRARKGDSDHKVHILKAEAADNVHMY